One Euphorbia lathyris chromosome 1, ddEupLath1.1, whole genome shotgun sequence DNA segment encodes these proteins:
- the LOC136203536 gene encoding probable LRR receptor-like serine/threonine-protein kinase At1g07650 yields the protein MAALLLIPLFICCGFAGAATTPKLDPVEVEALKVIGKKLGKKDWDFGKDPCANWNISISDDQMKGFESTVSCNCTFNSNSTCHILTIALKAQNLSGIVPLEFFKLQYLESLDLSRNCLTGSIPSQWATMRLVELSVMGNRLSGSFPIALTNISTLRTLSIEGNNFSGSIPPEIGRLINLEKLVLSSNAFSGKLPSELSMLVNLIDMRISDTNFTGQIPDFISKWTKVQKLHIQGSSLEGPIPPSISALENLTDLRISDLKGKGSTFPDLSSMKSIKTLTLRNCLMFGKIPKYVGHMTKLKLLDLSFNNLTGEIPSSFSQLAKVDFMYFTGNKLTGPVPKWIFERNKITDISDNNFTWEGSGPIECTGGSVNSVESYSSSTSKLSEVHSCLKQNFPCSSKQRHYSLHINSGGHEAIIGGNTKYESDIEPKGASMFYTRQNWAFSSTGNFMDNDIDGDSYIQTNTSAIANVSAADARLYTTARVSPISLTYYGLCLLNGNYTVKLHFAEIVFTSDNSFTSLGKRIFDVYIQGKLALKDFNIAEEAGGTGRPIVKTFTVNVTSNTLEIHFYWAGRGTTGIPVRGIYGPLVSAISVDPNFTPPTDNDKRNAIIAASTTSVFVVLVLLILGILWRKGCLGSKVSEDRELKGLDLQTGIFTLKQIKAATKNFDAENKVGEGGFGSVFKGLLSDGAVIAVKQLSTKSRQGNREFINEIGMISALQHQNLVKLYGCCVEGNQLILVYEYMENNCLSRALFGKNSTSKLKLDWPTRRKICLGVARGLAYLHEESVIKIVHRDIKTSNVLLDKDLNAKISDFGLAKLNEDDNTHISTRIAGTIGYMAPEYAMRGYLTSKADVYSFGVVALEIVSGKSNTNYRPKEEFVYLLDWAYVLQERESLLELVDPELGSAYSSEEAIVMLNVALLCTNASPTLRPTMSQVVSMLEGRTAVQDLLSDPGFTGTNPKYKAIRNHFWQNPSPSMTYSLSTDCPVTESSSSYIDLEERDHILRVSVVESQSHLETGECANI from the exons ATGGCAGCTCTTCTTCTTATTCCACTCTTCATTTGTTGCGGATTTGCAGGTGCAGCTACTACTCCTAAGCTTGACCCAGTAGAAG TGGAAGCATTGAAAGTAATAGGGAAGAAATTAGGAAAGAAAGATTGGGATTTTGGAAAAGATCCATGCGCAAATTGGAATATTTCTATTTCTGATGATCAAATGAAAGGTTTTGAAAGCACTGTCTCCTGCAATTGCACTTTTAATTCCAATTCCACTTGCCATATTCTAACCAT TGCATTGAAGGCTCAAAATCTGTCAGGAATTGTCCCGCTAGAGTTTTTCAAGCTTCAATACCTTGAATCATT GGATCTGAGTCGGAACTGTCTCACTGGTTCTATACCATCCCAATGGGCTACCATGCGCTTAGTCGAACT CTCCGTTATGGGGAATCGATTGTCTGGTTCATTTCCAATAGCTTTGACCAATATCTCTACCCTTAGAACCCT GAGCATTGAGGGAAATAATTTCTCAGGATCCATTCCACCAGAGATTGGAAGATTGATAAATCTTGAAAAACT GGTCCTTTCATCAAATGCATTCTCAGGGAAACTGCCCTCAGAGCTGTCCATGTTGGTCAACTTGATTGATAT GAGGATAAGTGATACTAATTTCACGGGACAGATACCTGATTTTATCAGTAAATGGACAAAGGTTCAGAAACT acatatacaaGGTAGCTCACTAGAGGGACCAATACCTCCTAGCATTTCTGCCTTGGAGAACCTAACTGATCT GCGGATTAGTGACCTGAAAGGCAAGGGATCAACTTTCCCAGATTTGAGTAGTATGAAGTCCATAAAGACATT GACACTAAGGAATTGCTTGATGTTTGGCAAGATCCCAAAATATGTTGGACACATGACAAAACTGAAACTTTT AGATCTCAGCTTCAACAACCTGACTGGAGAAATTCCTTCATCATTTTCCCAGTTGGCGAAAGTGGATTTTAT gtACTTTACTGGAAACAAGCTCACTGGACCCGTACCTAAATGGATCTTTGAAAGGAATAAGATTAC GGATATTTCTGATAACAATTTCACTTGGGAAGGTTCTGGTCCAATTGAATGTACTGGAGGGAGCGT gAACTCAGTGGAAAGTTACTCTTCATCAACAAGCAAATT AAGTGAAGTCCACTCATGCCTGAAACAGAACTTCCCCTGTTCAAGTAAACAAC GTCATTACTCCTTGCATATTAATTCTGGTGGTCATGAGGCAATTATTGGTGGTAACACCAAATACGAATCTGATATAGAGCCAAAAGGTGCATCTATGTTTTACACACGTCAGAATTGGGCATTCAGCAGTACAGGAAATTTCATGGACAATGACATTGATGGTGATTCCTATATTCAGACCAACACTTCTGCCATAGCTAATGTCTCTGCTGCAGATGCACGATTGTATACCACAGCTCGTGTTTCGCCTATATCTCTCACTTATTATGGGCTTTGCCTTTTGAACGGAAATTACACCGTAAAGCTCCACTTTGCAGAGATCGTTTTCACGAGCGACAATTCATTTACTAGTCTAGGGAAGCGTATATTTGACGTTTACATACAG GGCAAGTTGGCTCTGAAAGATTTTAACATTGCTGAAGAAGCTGGGGGCACTGGTAGGCCAATTGTGAAGACATTTACTGTGAATGTAACAAGTAACACATTAGAGATTCACTTTTATTGGGctggaagagggacaacaggcATACCAGTTAGAGGAATTTATGGTCCTCTCGTATCAGCTATATCAGTAGATCCGA ACTTTACTCCGCCTACAGATAATGATAAAAGGAATGCAATCATAGCAGCTAGCACTACATCGGTATTTGTTGTCCTTGTCCTTCTAATCCTAGGTATTCTCTGGAGAAAAGGCTGCCTGGGAAGTAAAGTCTCTGAAGATAGAG AGCTGAAAGGCTTAGACTTGCAAACAGGAATATTCAcactaaaacaaataaaagctGCCACAAAGAACTTTGATGCAGAAAACAAAGTTGGAGAGGGTGGTTTTGGCTCTGTTTTTAAG GGTTTATTATCAGATGGAGCTGTAATTGCAGTAAAGCAACTGTCCACAAAGTCTAGGCAAGGAAATCGAGAATTTATAAATGAGATAGGCATGATATCAGCCCTGCAACATCAAAATCTTGTAAAGCTTTATGGATGCTGTGTTGAAGGAAACCAGTTGATACTTGTATACGAGTACATGGAAAATAACTGCCTATCCCGTGCCCTTTTCG GGAAGAATTCAACAAGCAAGTTGAAACTGGACTGGCCTACCAGGAGGAAAATTTGTCTAGGTGTAGCTAGAGGTTTGGCGTACCTACATGAAGAGTCTGTAATAAAAATTGTGCACAGAGATATCAAGACAAGCAATGTATTGCTTGATAAGGATCTGAATGCTAAAATTTCTGATTTTGGTTTGGCTAAGCTAAATGAAGATGACAATACCCACATCAGCACCCGGATTGCTGGAACTAT TGGTTATATGGCTCCTGAGTACGCAATGCGCGGGTACTTAACTAGCAAAGCAGATGTTTACAGCTTTGGAGTTGTTGCACTGGAAATTGTTAGTGGAAAAAGCAACACAAATTACAGGCCAAAGGAGGAATTTGTTTACCTTCTTGACTGG GCTTATGTTTtacaagagagagaaagtcttCTAGAACTGGTTGATCCAGAGTTGGGATCAGCCTATTCATCAGAGGAAGCAATAGTAATGCTAAATGTGGCTCTCTTATGCACCAATGCATCACCCACACTTAGGCCTACAATGTCTCAAGTTGTGAGCATGCTTGAAGGTCGAACTGCTGTCCAGGACCTTCTTTCTGATCCTGGGTTCACCGGCACCAACCCCAAATACAAGGCTATAAGAAATCACTTCTGGCAGAATCCAAGTCCAAGCATGACGTATAGCCTGTCAACAGATTGTCCTGTTACTGAATCCTCAAGTTCATATATAGACCTAGAAGAGCgtgatcatattttaagagtTAGCGTAGTAGAATCCCAATCACATTTGGAGACTGGAGAGTGTGCCAATATTTGA